One segment of Candidatus Blochmannia ocreatus DNA contains the following:
- the tadA gene encoding tRNA adenosine(34) deaminase TadA — MYTIENIDILWMRHAITLANYASVMGEISVGAVLIKNNKLIGLGWNASIHQNDPSAHAEIIALRTGGKFLNNYRLLDTTLYVTLEPCIMCIGAIIHARIYRLVCGAKNNKIGYTTTYLKNMLQHPTKNHNISLTTGILEQECANQLNYFFKRQRNSRKNYKK; from the coding sequence ATGTATACAATAGAGAACATAGATATATTATGGATGCGTCATGCCATAACACTAGCTAACTACGCTAGTGTTATGGGAGAAATATCAGTCGGAGCAGTACTTATTAAAAATAATAAATTAATAGGTTTAGGCTGGAATGCTTCCATTCACCAAAATGATCCAAGCGCTCATGCTGAGATTATAGCATTACGTACAGGAGGTAAATTTTTAAACAACTATAGATTATTAGATACTACTTTGTACGTAACTTTAGAACCATGTATAATGTGTATAGGTGCTATTATTCATGCTCGTATTTATAGATTAGTGTGTGGAGCAAAAAATAATAAAATTGGGTATACAACAACATATTTGAAAAATATGCTACAACATCCTACAAAAAATCATAATATATCTTTAACAACCGGAATACTAGAACAAGAATGTGCTAATCAATTAAATTATTTTTTTAAACGTCAACGGAATTCTCGCAAAAACTATAAAAAATAA
- the lepB gene encoding signal peptidase I translates to MNTFVCILATFTGISGIFWFAKILYKIFYNKTQYKELPFKTLKKNRCLILIKTYVTHITAFFSSIFPMLLTVFIIRSFIFEPFRIPSGSMMPTLLIGDFILVKKFVYNIKNPITHKTLINVSSPKRGDIIVFKYPNNPTLHYIKRVIGNPGDKVIYNVITKQLIIYPCFKETQKTNSVENLKNPLPIIYSNIVSSNFVQTFHTNDNGKIKTNFVSIKNSQKKYPNGIRLIQSTESLNDVKYNILTMIPPGDKNSAKIYNQNKSHLISEWIVPEKQYFVMGDNRDNSSDSRCWGFVPIHNIIGKASIIWMNITIQSEKTWPFNIQIHRIGYIL, encoded by the coding sequence TATTAGCTACATTCACAGGAATATCAGGTATTTTTTGGTTTGCAAAAATATTATATAAAATCTTTTACAATAAAACTCAATATAAAGAACTTCCTTTCAAAACACTCAAAAAAAACAGATGTCTTATTCTAATCAAAACATACGTCACACATATTACAGCATTTTTCTCTTCCATATTTCCAATGTTATTAACAGTATTTATAATAAGATCATTCATATTCGAACCATTCCGAATACCATCTGGATCTATGATGCCAACTTTACTAATAGGAGATTTTATCTTAGTAAAAAAATTTGTGTACAACATTAAAAACCCAATCACACATAAAACACTCATTAATGTCAGCTCCCCCAAACGAGGGGATATAATAGTATTTAAATATCCTAATAATCCTACATTACACTATATTAAACGAGTTATTGGAAATCCAGGAGATAAAGTAATTTACAATGTAATTACTAAACAACTTATAATATACCCCTGTTTTAAAGAAACTCAAAAAACTAATTCTGTAGAAAATTTAAAAAATCCACTACCTATTATTTACAGTAACATTGTCTCAAGCAATTTTGTTCAAACATTCCATACAAATGACAATGGAAAAATTAAAACTAATTTCGTTTCTATAAAAAACTCACAAAAAAAATATCCAAACGGTATTAGACTAATACAAAGCACAGAATCACTTAATGATGTTAAGTATAATATTTTAACCATGATACCTCCAGGAGATAAAAACTCAGCAAAAATCTATAACCAAAACAAGTCACATTTAATATCTGAGTGGATAGTTCCAGAAAAACAATATTTTGTTATGGGAGATAACAGAGACAACAGCTCAGACAGTCGATGTTGGGGATTTGTTCCAATACATAATATAATAGGAAAAGCATCAATAATCTGGATGAATATTACTATACAGTCAGAAAAAACATGGCCATTTAACATTCAAATACACAGAATAGGATACATCCTATAA
- the rnc gene encoding ribonuclease III, with the protein MSLNTLQKKLGYTFSKNNLLLQALTHRSYSSQHNERLEFLGDSILNYVITNTLYHQFPNVTEGRMSRMRANLVCKHTLAQIAREFNLSNYLQLGSGELKNGGYQRDSILANAIEALIGSILLDSDIKTIAILISHWYKTRLNQIDPHNNKQKDPKTLLQEYLQYYHLSLPIYKLNQIIGEAHNQIFSINCYISKLPYPVTGYGSSRRKAEQNSAKKILEILKITNSYHINK; encoded by the coding sequence ATGTCACTAAATACTCTTCAAAAGAAACTCGGTTATACTTTTAGTAAAAATAATTTATTGTTGCAAGCACTTACTCATAGAAGTTACAGTTCTCAACATAATGAACGATTAGAATTCTTAGGAGATTCTATATTAAATTACGTAATCACTAATACTCTATATCACCAATTTCCAAATGTCACTGAAGGACGTATGAGTAGAATGCGTGCTAATTTAGTTTGTAAACATACCTTAGCGCAAATAGCACGAGAATTTAATTTAAGCAATTATTTACAACTAGGATCAGGTGAATTAAAAAACGGAGGATACCAACGCGACTCTATTTTAGCTAATGCAATAGAAGCACTCATAGGTAGTATACTACTAGACAGTGATATAAAAACTATTGCAATTTTAATTTCTCATTGGTACAAAACCCGATTAAATCAAATAGATCCACATAACAATAAACAAAAAGATCCAAAAACACTATTACAAGAATATCTACAATATTATCATCTATCTTTACCTATATATAAATTAAATCAAATTATTGGAGAAGCACATAACCAAATATTTTCTATTAATTGTTATATTAGTAAACTACCGTATCCAGTCACTGGATACGGCTCCAGCAGACGTAAGGCTGAACAAAATTCAGCAAAAAAAATTTTAGAAATACTAAAAATCACAAATTCATATCATATAAATAAATAA
- the pdxJ gene encoding pyridoxine 5'-phosphate synthase → MSDLLLGVNIDHIATLRNARGTQYPNPVYAAFIAEQAGADSITIHLREDSRHITHNDVKLLRQTIQTAMNLEITTTDSMVYAACELKPHYCCLVPENRQELTTEGGLNIINNTKKLKDIILKLTNSGIRVSLFIEPNEQQIEAAHEIGANCVEIHTGLYANATDKTMQNLELNRIKTSAQHAVKQGLRVNAGHGLNYYNVKPIARLPWIQELNIGHAIISKSVFCGLAQAIKDMKNLLKNSRRGQE, encoded by the coding sequence ATGTCCGATTTACTATTAGGTGTAAATATTGATCATATTGCAACATTACGTAACGCAAGAGGAACACAATACCCCAATCCTGTATATGCTGCATTTATTGCAGAACAAGCCGGAGCAGACAGTATTACTATTCATTTAAGAGAAGATAGCCGTCATATTACGCACAATGACGTCAAATTACTTCGACAAACCATACAAACAGCTATGAATTTAGAAATAACAACTACTGATTCTATGGTATATGCGGCCTGTGAATTGAAACCACATTATTGCTGCCTAGTTCCAGAAAATCGACAAGAACTCACAACTGAAGGGGGATTAAATATCATCAATAATACTAAAAAATTAAAAGATATAATATTAAAACTTACTAACTCAGGTATAAGAGTGTCACTATTTATTGAACCAAATGAACAACAAATTGAAGCTGCACATGAAATAGGAGCAAACTGTGTAGAAATACATACTGGTTTATACGCAAACGCAACTGATAAAACAATGCAAAACTTAGAATTAAACCGTATCAAAACAAGCGCACAACATGCTGTAAAACAAGGGTTAAGGGTTAACGCTGGACATGGTCTAAATTACTATAACGTTAAACCCATTGCTAGATTACCTTGGATACAAGAACTAAATATAGGACATGCTATAATAAGCAAATCTGTATTTTGTGGATTAGCACAAGCAATAAAAGATATGAAAAATTTATTAAAAAATTCTAGACGAGGTCAGGAGTGA
- the acpS gene encoding holo-ACP synthase, translating into MIYGIGIDIVDIKKINHIITYSGDKLAKRILSKLEWTIYQNKKKSFRIRFIAKRFAAKEAITKAFGTGISQGVTFNQIEIFNDQFGKPTINLFAYAELLAKKLSLKKMHITLSDTETYAYALAIFER; encoded by the coding sequence GTGATCTATGGAATTGGTATAGATATAGTAGATATAAAAAAAATAAACCACATAATAACCTACAGTGGTGATAAATTAGCTAAACGCATTCTTAGCAAATTAGAATGGACGATTTATCAAAATAAAAAAAAATCTTTCCGTATTCGTTTTATAGCTAAGCGTTTTGCCGCAAAAGAAGCAATAACCAAAGCATTTGGCACAGGAATAAGTCAGGGCGTCACATTTAATCAAATAGAAATTTTTAACGATCAATTTGGCAAACCAACAATAAATTTATTTGCATATGCTGAGCTTCTAGCAAAAAAATTATCTTTAAAAAAAATGCATATCACTCTATCCGATACTGAAACCTATGCGTACGCATTGGCTATATTTGAACGATAA